CATGGCCATGCCCGTGGCAACATTGATACCGGTACATGGTATCGTGCAGATGGGGTCGAATGCAGGTCGGTCATGGCATTTCAAGCGATTCATCCAATGGCCCTTCATCTTGGCCTTCGCCATCGGAGCGGCCATTGGCACAGCCATCGGCTCTCAGTTCGTCGTGGCACTCCCCGACAATCTGCTCAAACTCATTCTGGCGCTTTTCGTGCTGTTTCTGGTTTGGGGTCCCAAGCCAAAGCGGGTAAGAGGCGGTAATGGTGCCATAGCCATGGGTGGTGGACTGTCATCTCTGGCTGGCATGTTTGTCGGGGCCACTGGTCCATTGGTCGGTGCCATCGTGGCAGGCCGCGCCGATGAGCGCCAGGCCATCGTTGCCACCCATGCCTGTGCCATGACCTTGCAGCATGGACTTAAAATTCTCGCCTTTGGCGCAATCGGCTTTGCCTTTCAAACCTGGCTCGGTCTCCTAATTGCCATGATTGCCTCAGGTTACGCCGGAACGATTGTCGGTGGAGCTATCCTGAAACGCATGCCGGATCATTATTTCCGTGTCATTTTCAAAGGCCTGCTGACCTTGCTGGCCTTGATGATGCTGGGCAAAGCATTGTTAGGCTTTGCGGAGTAACTCCCCGCATAAGCCTCAGGTTACGATCCGGGGATTGCGGTGCCCCCAATCCGTACAAAGATCCGCCATGATCGTTCCTGACAGATCTTCCATTGTCCGAACGTTTATGGCCTCTTCGCCATAAGCGCCAAAGACCACCACCTCATCACCGACTTGCGCATCCGTCAACGCACTGACATCGACAACAATCGTATTCATGGAAATCTTGCCCAGAACCGGTAGCTGCTTACCCCGAACCAGAACCTGACTACGGTCGGAAAAGCGACGGCTATAACCGTTGGCATAGCCAATCGAAATATTGGCCAGCATTTTGTCTTCCGACAGCAAGCTCGAGCGATCATAGCCAATGGTACTGCCTTGCGGATAGCGACCGATGGATGTGATGCGCGCTTTCAGGGTCATGGTCGGTTGAAAACCGAGATCCTGCCGAACCAATCCATATAGAACTGCCCCACAGCGCATCATATCAGTTCCCACTTTTTGTCCAGACACAAGGGTCAAAGAACTTCCCCCATGAACGAGAATATCTTCACGTCTGAGCGATGAGTTGCGGAAGACCCAATTCACATCATGATGAAAGCGGGTAATGCTGATCTGCAACTCCTCAGTCAGATTGGATGGAAAATGGGTACAGATACCGACAATATTGTCCCCAACCAGCGAAATGATTCTGGCAAAACTCTCCCGCCCCGACGTAATGGAAAGCTCCAATCCATCGCGAGACATGCCTCCCGCATTGAGCGATAGGTGAAGCGGGATCACAAGGTCGCGCTTCTTAATCAGCCCTGCAAAAGCCTGGGCAGCTTCAACCGTGCTGACTTGCTCTTCGACATCAAAGGGCAGCGCATTCACCGCCTCGTCAAACGTCGCAGTACGCAAACGCATGATGGTGCCCCCAAACCCTGCTTCACGCACGGCCATGGCCTCCGAGTTGGAGGTGATCCCCACATAGCCGATCTTGTGGCTGAGCAAAATCGGCACCACATTCTCGATCCCGTGGCCATAGGCATCGGCCTTGAGCACGACACAAAAACGGCTTCCAGCCGGAAGAATATCCAGCGCAATTCGCAGATTTTGCTCGATTTTGGCGCAAGAAATCTCGCACCACGACGAATGGAGTGGCGTTGTCTTCATCTTAAACGACCGGTAAGTCTATGGAAACGTGAAAATATCAGCGGTGGCGATCATGCCACCGAAACCAAATCTGCTAGCTGAACATCAAATCGGGCAACCAGAGAGCGACTTGCGGAATAAAGGTTGTGATCAACAATGTCGGCAACCAAGCAAAAACAATCATGATCAAGGTCGGCTTCATCATCACATTGACCGGCGTGTCGGTGACTCGCGCCCCCAGATAGAGCAGTGGAGCCGTTGGCGGCGTGATGTTGGCCATACCCAGATTGACGCCAAGGACAGCGGCAAAATGAACGGGGTCCATGCCCACGCTTTGCACAATCGGCAACAGCAAGGGAGCAGACAAAAGCAGACCCGAAATATCGTCCATCAGCATGCCAATCAGGATCATCACCAGATTGACCATCAGCAAAACAATGATCGGATTGTCCGAGACCGAATAGATCAGTTCCTTCGCGATAGCCGGAATATTCTCAAAGACCAAAAACTGGGAAACGATCAGCACGATGAGAACCATCATCATCACCACGCCAATGGTGGTGCCTGCATAGCGAAGCGTGGGAAAGAAATTCTCCCGGGTCAACCCCTTATAAACAAAGAAGCCAATTGGAATGGCATAAACCACAGCAACACCGGCGGCCTCGGTTGGAGTCATGACGCCCCCATAAATTCCACCCAAAATGATCACCGGCATCAGCAAGGCGGGCATGGCCTTGATGCCACGCTTGCGCAACTCAAACCTGAAACTTCCCTCATGGCGGTCGGTTTTCAGATCTTTCACATTGCGCAGCATGACAAAGTTCACGATACAAAGCAGCAAGATGAGGATAAGCCCTGGCACAACGGTCGCCAAAAAACACTTCAAAACGGACTGCTGTGTGACCCAGGCATAAAGAATTTGCGAAGAGCTTGGTGGGATCAGCAACCCCAAAGGGCTGGCGCTGACGATCAAGGCAGCTGCCAGACCATCTGGATAGTTGGCCTTGCGCAAATGCGGCATCATGATCGAGCCAATGCAGGTCAACGTCGCCGCAGCCGAGCCGGAAATCGCCCCGAAAATACCGCTGGCAACGACGGAAGCTGCGCTCAACCCACCACGGATGTGGCCGACCATCAATTCCGCCAGGGCAACCAATGGTGCAGCAATCCGGCCCCGCTCCATGATGGCACCTGCCAGAATGAAAAGCGGGATCGCCAGTAGAACAAGTGAGCTGATTTTCCAATGTCCGGTCGGCATGAAGCCACTGACATCATGGCCGCCAAAGAAGGCGATGAACATCAAAACCGCACCAAAGGCCATCGGAACACTGACGCCAATGATCAGCATGACGCAGATCAGGATAAGACTTCCCAAAATAATCATCTGACGGGATCCTCAAGAATTGGATGCAGATTTGCTATCGAGCGTTGGTTTGCACCTGAACAGAACAATCAAATGCAGCAGGCTGTAGAACGCCATCAGGCCAAAACCAACCAGCATGGCAAGACGGGGTACAAAGAAAGGAATACGAAGAGCAATCGTCGTCCGCCAGCGTGGATAGCTCTCAATCTCGTCAATCAGCATCAGGGTCGACCAATAGACCAGGGCCAACGCCACGATCAGTTCAATGGATCCAACAATAATGGAACGCAGATGTGCCATGTGCGGATCCTTGATGACATAGGTCAGCAAATCCGCATTCACATGCGTCCCATCATGGGTCCCCATCGCGCTACCGGCAAAATAGAGCCAGAAACAGATGATCAGCAGCCATTCTTCATAGGCAAACAAATCCGCCCCAAAACCATAGCGAAAAACCACGACGAAGAAGAAAGTCCCGGCCATGATCAGGCAGCCAATGACCAGCATCCATGATTTGATGACAATCAATCGGTCGATGAAGCGGGCCATACCCGGAGAGAAATGCTGGGAGAGATTGGTCATGACAGCCCTCTAACCTCTATATGCAAGATGAACAGGACAGGCAACCACGATAGACCGCCTATCCTCTTGCTGATTTTCGGTAAGGACTATTTGGCAGCCATCAGCTTGTCGATCACATCCTGACCAACGATTTCGGCAATCTGCGGCCAAACATCAGCCCGAACTTTCTTGGCGATGGTAGCACGATCTGCATCAGAAACCTCTACGACCTGATAGCCACTTTCGCTCAGTTTCTTGACATATTCAGCCTCATTGTTGCGGCCCCAGGCTGCATAGTCTTTTGCAGCTTTGTCGAACGCCGCCTGAACCGCTTTCTGCTGCGCTTCATTCATCTTGCCCCAGCTTTTCTTGGAAGCATAATAAGTGGTGTTCTCGACCACCGCATTATAGGGAATGAAGGCCTTGCCAACGCCGGACGTTGCAAAAGCACTGTACGCCAACTGAGCGGTACAGCAAATGGCACCATCAACGGTGCCAGACTGAATGGCCGGGAAGACTTCGCCCCAGTTCATGGTGGTGGATTTGAAGCCCATGGCATTGACGGTGGATTTGATCACCTGAGAGCTCCAGACACGAATATTCATGTCTTTGCTATCAGTGTTGGTCGCATTGGCTGGTACGCCTTTGGCGACAACCCCGATGAAGCCTTCCGGCGCATTGGCCAGCAATTTGAGGCCCAAGCCATCCAGACGCTCGGCAAAGATAGTGTTGAACGGGCTGTCTTTTTTCAGATAGGTCTTTTCCGCATCATCCCAGCTCGAGACCAGATATGGCAGGGAATTGATTTCCAGAACCGGGTCATTGTGGGCGTAAACAACAGAGTGAACCAGATCCACGTTGCCGCGAGACGCCGCTTCGAACAATTCCTCACCAGAGCCAAGCTGGCCGGCCGGGAAGAGATTGACTGTCACATCCACATTGGCCGCTTCAATATCCTTCTTGATCTGATCCAGCAATGTATTGCCGAAATGCTCGACCGGAACCACACCAGCCAGTTTCAAGGTGATGTTGTCTGCAGCAGCAGAACCGGCAAGACAGACACCCAATGCAGTCGCAGCCAGCAATTTCGTAAGATTGGTCATAAGTTTCCTCCGTTGATGCGCTTTTGGTCATTTGAGAAAGGAGAAATCCGGTCTCGCCTGAAGTGACCACCTCCCTCGACTTGCGCCTTGGGGCTATTGGACCAAGACTAGACATATTACACAAGTTCATATAATTAATGCCGATATAAATCAGGATTATATTATATGAACCGCACCGATCTGGAACGCTTCTGCCATAACCTGGACTGGAACCTGCTGCATACCTTTCTGGTCATTGTCGAAGAACGAGGTGTCACACGCGCTGCAAAGCGCCTGCTGGTTACACAACCTGCTGTCACCAACGCCTTGAAAAGACTTGAAGTCCAGTTCGATTGTACCCTCATAGATCGGGGAGAAAACGACTTCACTCTGACCAAAGCCGGGCAGCTTCTTTATGAAGAATGTCAGGAGGTATATAGCGGTGTATCTCGCATGGCAGAGCTTCTGAAAGATGTGCGTGAAGAAGTCACTGGCCATGTCTCAATTGCAGCTGCAACCCATTGCAGATCCCCTGTCATTGATGTCGCACTGGCTCGTTTTCATCGCGAAAATCCCAAGGCAACGCTCTCCATTCAGGTCGTTACCAGTGGAGATGTCGTCACCCTGGTCAAACGAAAAACCGCCTCCTGCGGCTTTGCTCTGACAACAGCAAGCGCTGCGGGTCTGGTCTCTGACGTAATTTTCCGTTCGCACTTTTCACTTTATTGCGGCAAGGAATGCGAGCTATTCGGACGCAATGACATCACCCTGGAAGAAGTCGTCGCCCAACCCTATGTCACCTATCCGACGGATCAATCAGGATCAGAGATGGCGCGCCTGACCCGTGCGCGTCAGGAAATCAATTTCGACAAGCTGCCAGTTGGCCGCTCTTACCATCTGGAAGAGCTGGTCCGCATGGTTGAGATCGGCATAGGTATTGGCCCCTTTCCAGTCCATGTTGCTCAGCCCCTGGTTGATGAAGGGCGCCTCTGGCGCCTGCCTTGCTTTAAAGAACTTCCTGTTTTTGATGTCTCACTGGTGACCAATCCCAAGACGAGACGAAATGGAGCAGAAAGCGCCTTCATCAAGATCCTTCTCGATGAAATTGCCAGAACCCCAATGGAAGAGCGGAGCTATCTGAATTAGGCCGTCAGCACGATCCATTTCCAACTCGAAGAAACGAAGGATTGGTGGTTTTCATATATTGGACATAATGGGACAAATCAGCAAAGCCCCCGCGAGAATACAATTCTTGACTATCGGCAAAGAAAACAGGACTGGAAGTCGGCAGCATTGCAATTGTTTCGACGATGGTTCGATGAGAAATCAATTTATGTTTGTTTGGCAGCTGTTTCCTAATATTGAATACTCATCCATAGAGTTCGTGAATTCTGATTGGGTGTAGCGGTTTCGTGGTTTTGGAAACCTCGTTTCGCCCAAAACCTGATTGCACGAGAATTGTCTTTGTTAACTCCCACATGAAACGCAGCTGCATCTAAATCGCGGGCATTATTTTTCCATACTTCAAACAACCTATTCCCTACACCTTGGCCTTGAATTTCAGGCAAAAGATTTAAATGGAGATGTGCTGGATAAGCCTCGCACAGATCCTTTGGAGGGATTTGGGGATTATGAATCATATAGGCTCTGCGCTGATCCGCATCCCAAGTCGAACGAGATGTTTTCGATGGTTTTGGGTATTTCCGCCTTAAAGCAGGCCACCACTGTTTTTCTTGCCTGCACGCAAACTCATACGTATCCAATGTACCCACACAAAAGCCCAAAACCTTTTCTTGATGCTCGATCACAAATGCCAGATCGGGTTCAAGCATCAGATAAGGGCCTGAATAGATATGCCCCATCATGTCAGGATCAACATATAGAGTTTGAGCATCACCACCCAGATGTCCCGTTTTTAGTGATATTGAATATAGGCTACCAAGGTCATCATCCCGCGCTTTACGAATTTCCATATATCCAAACCAAGTCAGAAAACAATATATTTGATAGCCAAATCTACTCTAGCTACAAGACGGCATGCAAATTGTTTGGACCGTGATTTACCACCAATCTTTGGACGTAAAACTCATCCAGATGAACTGCGACAAATCACTCGAGACGTTTGTTCCACACCACTTGGAAACGTCAATCCTCGCATGCAAGTGATCGATTCAACTAGCCCTTTTGACGCGAATTTCTGAGCATCCATTCGAAAATTCTGCGCCCAGGTAAAGGCGTGAGATCTGAGCTTCTGGTGTCTGCAACTTCGCGAAAGCCAGTTTTCTTTAACACGTTGATTGACGCCACATTATCGCTGGCCACATCTGCAAGTAACTGACGACGTTTAAAATGTTGAAGCGATGACCCTCGATATAAATTCAGCAGCTTTGTGCCGTATCCTTGGCCTTGAAAAGGTGCCCCAAGCCAATAACTCAAGCCTATGCGATCTGCGTCAATTTCATAGGAGCCGATTGATCCAATAAGTTTATCTGCGTCCAATAACCCGACCCCAAACACACAAGGTGTTTGCTCAATCTGATTTTCAAGAGAATATTCAAATTTCTCATACAGCTCTTCGATTGAACAATCTGACAATAGTCTGACCCCGGATCCTGGCCGGATCTCACCCTTTAGTGAACCCGATACTCTAGGATCTGACAGAAGGTGGCAGTAATCTATCTTATCATCGATACTCAACGGTTGAACAAAGATACATCCATCAGACATACGCATAGGCTTGATCCGTATATATGGGAAAACGCTCCTCTCAACGATAAGAAAGCTATCCATTCCCCTTATGATATTCAAGCTAAACGAGCCCTGAAATCCTTGAATTACAGGGATATTATCTGCCCATTTGGTGGTCGTATCGAATAATCTCGCCCCTGTTCATAAGCACCTTTGATCACTTCAAAGATAGCCAACAAGATCACGGATGGATTGGATGAAGGATTCTCCAAATTCACATCCGGTATTCTTCATCTTCGATTACGTCATGATAACCTCCTTAAAAGCTATCATGACGTCAATCTCAAATGATTTGGGAACCCAGATTCTTAAAAGAGCCCCAATACCTATTCGAAGAAGAAATTTGGCAGGAACATTGGTATTTGAGGGATATATGTGATCAGCATCAATGTTGGCAACCATGCGAAGGTGATGAAGATCAATGTTGGCTTCATCATCGCTTGGACAGAAACACCGGTCACTCGTGATCCCAAAAACAAAAGAGGCGCGGTCGGAGGCGTGATATTTCCCATGCCCATATTGACGCCCAACACCGCCGCAAAATGAACCGGATCCATTCCCGTACTGACAGCAATGGGGGTCAGCAAAGAGGCGCTTAGGACAAGTCCACTAAAATCATCCATAAGCATGCCGATTAGGATCATCACAACATTGATCATCAATAGAACAACAACTGGATTGTCAGATACCGAATAAATCATGTTGCGGGCAATTGTAGGTACATCCTCAAAAATGAGGAACTTACTCACAATTAGCACCATGAAGATCATCACCATTACCACACCAATGGTGACACTCGACTCTTTCAAGGTTTCCCAAAAGATTTTCCAGGTCAGCCCTTTGTAAATCCAGAAACCAACAGGGATCGAGTATATCGCAGCAACACCCGCAGCCTCGGTTGGCGTCATGACACCGCCATATATGCCGCCCAGAATAACAACCGGCATCAAAATCGCCGGCACAGCGTTAAAGGTAGATTTTCCCAATGCTACAAACGGACTTCCATCGATTTTGGTCAGCTCGATATTTTTGGCATTTCTCAGCATAACAAAGTTGACGATGATCAGGAAAATGGTGAGTAACAATCCCGCTGCCAATGCTGCCAAGAAACACTTGAGAACAGACTGCTGTGTCAGCCAGGCATAGATCAATTGTGCTCCACTTGGAGGAATGAGCAAACCAAGAGGACTGGCACAAACCAAAAGAGCAGCTGAAAACCCTTCTGGGTACCTGTTACGGCGAAGATGCGGGAACATTATAGAGCCAATACAAGTCAGCGTAGCAGCGCCGCTGCCTGAAATAGCCCCAAACATGGCGCTAGCGAGAACGCAAGCGCCACTGAGTCCACCTTTAATTCGCCCCAACAACAATTCGGCAATAGCAACGATGGGGCCAGCGATTTTACCCCGTTGCATAAGATCTCCTGCCACAATGAACAGCGGGATGACCAGAATGATGATCGTGTTCATTTTCCAATGACCGGTTCCCATAAAGGCCGAGATATTGTGATCACCCAATAGCGCAATCAAAATCAACACCCCACCAAATGCCATGGGCACTGCAACGCCAGCGATCAGCAATGCGACGACAAGGAAAATTGAAAGCCCTAGCAACATTGTTCTTCCCCCATCAATTTGCACTGAACTGGGCTTGGCTCCCGGATCATTTGCGGTCCAAATCTCACAAGAACATAGACATGCAACAAACCATAGAAAGCCATGAAGAAAACCCCGAGAAAGATGCCCAGATGGGCAACAAAGAACGGAATTTTGAGGGCAATTGTTTTCTGCCAGTACGGATATTGCGCAATGCCGCTATCCAACAAAAGATAGGTCCAATACAGCATGACAAAGCAGATCAGTGTTTCCACGACATGCAGGCATAGTCGCCTGAGCCAAATGGCGCGCGCAGATTTGAAATAGGATTCAAGAATGTCAGCCCGGATCTGGGTATCTTGATAACTTCCTACACCACAGGCCAGAAAATAGAGCCAAAATGAGATTGGTAGCAACCATTCTTCATATGCGAAGAGATCCCAATGCAGGATATATCTAAAGATAACAACCATAAGAAAGGTCAGGGGAAGAATAAGCGTCGCAATCGCACTCATTGCCAGTTTCGCGGTCACCAGTTTTCGAACCAATCTCCCAAATCTGGGCGGTAATCCATCCGCTAGTTCCATATCAAAGCAGCCTTTCAGTAAAAAAACGCGCTCAGGCCTAACGACCTGAGCGCGAATATTTGTTTGATGTTTTACTTGCTCAGTCGGTCAAGAAAATCCTGACCAATGACATCTGCGACAGATGGCCAGATTTTTTCCTTTACGACAGCTTTGATTGCGGCGCGTTCCTCTGGGGTGAATGTGACAATCTCCCAGCCTTTTTCCTTGAGCTTACCCATGATCACATCGGTACGCTCCAAGGCTTCATCGGACATACGTCTTGCTGCTTTGCTTGCAGCTGTCTGAATAACTTCCTTCTGTTTCTCGGATAGTTTCGCCCATTTTCCGCCATTCATATAAATGAGCTGATTCTCGGTGAAGGCTGCATAGTCGAGATAAACGCTCCCAACATCACTGGCAGCAAAAGCAGTGTAAGCAAGTTCAGGAGTACAACAGATCGCTCCATCAATTGTGCCAGCTTGAACAGCGGGGAAAACCTCAGCCCAGTTCATGGTAGTTGTTTGATAGCCCAGAAGATCCATGGTCGATTTCGCCAACTGGGAACTCCAGACACGGAGGGTTGTTTTCTGGTTTCCAATACCACGCGGATTTGCAGGCATTTTGGTCGCAACAGCTCCAATCAGCCCTTCGACGACAGTAGACAAGTGTTTGATGCCGTGCTGCTCAAGAATCTCTGTGTAGAGCTTGTTATATTCAGCATTCGGGTTTTGGGTGATTTTGCGAATGTCGTCCGCGCCACCAACAAGAAATGGAAGACTTTGGAAATCAATACGGGGGTCAGCGACAGCATAAACACTGGCATGCACCATATCTACATTGCCAAACTTGGCATCATCCAACAATTCTTCACCAGACCCAAGCTGCCCTGCAGGGAAAAACTTAATATCAATCCCTACATTTGCCCCTTCAATTTCAGCAATCATATCTTCGAGAACACGATTGCTGGCATGCGCTTCTGGTAGGGTTCCTGCCAATTTCAAAGTGACATCAGCAGCCACAGCAGGAACTGCCAAGGTTGCAAGCACGGTCGCACTTACGAGGGTTTTGCGAATTTTCCGAAACATTATTTCCTCCCAAATATAATGAGTTTCAGGAACAAGTTCCCTGCTCATTTATAGAATTGCCAGTTTTTGCTGCATCTGGCCGGGAGTGATTTTTATCTCTATACCTGTTTGAAAATACCCTTGCTTGAAACAAGCAAATTTCCTTCAGACAAGTACAAAAGATATACAATATCTAATAGATGAGGGAATCTCCCTCTCCATTTTCATGGGTCCCAGCCAGGTTATTAACTACCCGGATGTTGAGAAACCTGACAGCACCACATGTCCTCTCGTGCTCTTTTCTTCTTCAACATCCCGGCGCTAGAATCCTAGCGGGATCGACAAAGCGATATGTGCCAAATTCTCCTGTTTTCAATTAAATTTCGACACAAATCATGCATTTGGAAATAAAATTTGGCATTAAATGTCAAAACAAAAAACGCTCTTTTATGTTGACCATCTCTGCATCCCGTACTGGTCGCCAGTGGATTGCACGTTATTGATGGGAGGGACGTCTGTCATTGGAATTGAAGGAATGCATGAAAACCATGCCATTGTGAACAAAGATTTTTATGTTTAGATTGACCGACCTCTCCCTTTGCTCACCTCGCCTCCATTATCTGATTATGATAATGTTCAATGGTGTTCACTGGATGCGGAGAGTGCAAATGGACGTCAAGGATCGCCAGATCATACGGGCTTTACAGGAAAACGGACGTCAAACCAATTCTGAGATCGCAGATCTAGTCAATTTGTCTCCCTCCCCCTGTTTACGCCGGATTCGCAATCTTGAGAAATCTGGCGCAATACGTGGTTATTCGGCAGATGCGGATCCAGTAATGTACGGGCTGTCGGAAACTGTCTTTGTCCGTATCAAACTGGAATGCCATAACAAGGATGGTGTGAAACAATTTGAGCAGAAAATTCAAAATATCGATGAAATATTGGAATGCCACTTGTTAACCGGTCCGATGGACTATCAATTGAAGGTGGTGGTTCCAAACATGGTTTCTTATGAAAACTTTATTCGAAGGAGCCTGCACCCCATACCGGGTGTTGTAACCATCGATACCTGTTTTGTTTATGGCACGATCAAAAAGAAAGCAGCCTTTCCAGAACTTGGCTGATGCCATCAAAAGACAAGAAATCCACTCCAATCGGCGTCATGACCAGGCAATTAGCATTGAGTGAGCATGGGCTGCAGGACGAATGGTTCGGGGCAAGGAACGCTGCAAAGGATCGCACCCAATCCGTCGTTTATGCAACTGATCAATTTACTCTGTGTTCTTGCATGTCTTTGGATCTATATTGCAAAAACTTGATTATCAGATTTCGCTCTTTTTTCGACAAACCAGCTCTTGAAGCCATGGCTTTCACATTCGAGGTCCATTGGTTTGCAGTATATCGACCAGGGACACGACGCTCATGACATGCGGTGCATTTCATGCTGAAAAGCTTATCGGCACGCGCCCATATTGCTTCGGCATCGGTCGTTAACATGTTGCTTGCGACCCAGCCATCCAATGTTGCTCGATGCCAGACAAGGCCTGTTTCAGGATCGGTACTGGCTTCCTTCTCAACAATCGAAACCGCTGCTTTTTTCTTAATAGCCAGATCAAGGATCCGCCTTCCCTGTACTGCATATAGCACTCGCTTGGTACCATGCTGATACCAGCCTTCAATTCTGATCTTTGCTTTGGACCCTTGCTGTTTCAGCAAGATCAGCTTGGCTCCGACCGTCAACAAGCCGATTGCTTTTGCATTGGGCTGATTGGTTTTAAAAATGGCAATATCAGAAACCGGATAAACAACCTTTTCATCAAATGCTCTCGCCATGGCTACCCCACAGCCCACATATGC
The DNA window shown above is from Cohaesibacter gelatinilyticus and carries:
- a CDS encoding TRAP transporter small permease, which produces MELADGLPPRFGRLVRKLVTAKLAMSAIATLILPLTFLMVVIFRYILHWDLFAYEEWLLPISFWLYFLACGVGSYQDTQIRADILESYFKSARAIWLRRLCLHVVETLICFVMLYWTYLLLDSGIAQYPYWQKTIALKIPFFVAHLGIFLGVFFMAFYGLLHVYVLVRFGPQMIREPSPVQCKLMGEEQCC
- the dctP gene encoding TRAP transporter substrate-binding protein DctP codes for the protein MFRKIRKTLVSATVLATLAVPAVAADVTLKLAGTLPEAHASNRVLEDMIAEIEGANVGIDIKFFPAGQLGSGEELLDDAKFGNVDMVHASVYAVADPRIDFQSLPFLVGGADDIRKITQNPNAEYNKLYTEILEQHGIKHLSTVVEGLIGAVATKMPANPRGIGNQKTTLRVWSSQLAKSTMDLLGYQTTTMNWAEVFPAVQAGTIDGAICCTPELAYTAFAASDVGSVYLDYAAFTENQLIYMNGGKWAKLSEKQKEVIQTAASKAARRMSDEALERTDVIMGKLKEKGWEIVTFTPEERAAIKAVVKEKIWPSVADVIGQDFLDRLSK
- a CDS encoding Lrp/AsnC family transcriptional regulator, whose product is MDVKDRQIIRALQENGRQTNSEIADLVNLSPSPCLRRIRNLEKSGAIRGYSADADPVMYGLSETVFVRIKLECHNKDGVKQFEQKIQNIDEILECHLLTGPMDYQLKVVVPNMVSYENFIRRSLHPIPGVVTIDTCFVYGTIKKKAAFPELG